The Camelina sativa cultivar DH55 chromosome 14, Cs, whole genome shotgun sequence genome includes a window with the following:
- the LOC104741371 gene encoding LOW QUALITY PROTEIN: transcription factor bHLH110 (The sequence of the model RefSeq protein was modified relative to this genomic sequence to represent the inferred CDS: substituted 1 base at 1 genomic stop codon), with product MDSANLHPLHQDQLQLVGSSSSSSSLDNNSDPSCYGASSAHQWSPGGISLNSVSLSHNYNNEMLNARDHNSNNTSECMSLSTIHNHSLIQQQDFPLQWPNHDQSSYHHQEGLLKIKEELSSSSISDQQEGLSKFTDMLNSPVITNYLKINEHKDYTEKLLLKTISSGFPTNGDYCSNLPSSSSSSSPSSHRGNFSQIYPSVNISSLSESRKMTMDMSNIPRPFDMNMQVFDGRLFEGNVLVPPLNSQEISNLGMSRGGFPPFGLPFHHHLQQTLRHPSSSPTHQMEMFSNEPQTSEGKRHNFLMATKAGENASKKPRVESRSSCPPFKVRKEKLGDRIAALQQLVSPFGKTDTASVLMEAIXKKKFYDSNVKXFVFDGQTLSVPYMRASRSRPAKASQLGSQPQEGDEEETRDLRSRGLCLVPLSCMTYVTGDGGDGGGGVGSGFWPTPPGFGGGT from the exons ATGGACTCTGCTAATCTCCATCCGCTTCATCAAGATCAATTACAGCTTGtggggtcttcttcttcttcttcttccttagacaATAACTCTGACCCTTCTTGCTATGGAGCTTCTTCTGCCCATCAATGGAGCCCAGGAGGTATTTCTTT GAATAGTGTGAGCTTGAGTCATAACTATAACAATGAGATGTTAAACGCAAGAGATcacaacagcaacaacacaAGTGAATGCATGAGTCTCTCCACCATCCACAATCACTCCTTGATCCAACAACAAGACTTTCCTTTACAATGGCCTAATCATGACCAATCTTCATATCATCATCAAGAAGGACTTCTCAAGATCAAAGAAGAGCTTTCCTCATCATCTATCTCAGACCAACAAGAAGGCTTATCCAAGTTCACAGACATGTTGAACAGTCCAGTGATCACAAACTACTTGAAGATCAATGAACACAAGGATTACACTGAGAAGCTTCTTCTCAAGACTATATCTTCTGGTTTCCCCACCAATGGAGACTATTGTAGCAatcttccctcttcttcttcttcctcttcccctTCGTCTCATAGAGGCAATTTCAGTCAGATTTACCCGAGCGTAAACATATCGAGCTTGAGCGAGTCTAGGAAGATGACCATGGACATGAGTAACATCCCGAGACCATTTGATATGAACATGCAGGTGTTTGATGGAAGATTGTTTGAAGGAAATGTCTTAGTTCCTCCTTTAAATTCTCAAGAGATTAGTAATCTTGGGATGAGCAGAGGAGGCTTTCCTCCTTTTGGCCTCCCtttccatcatcatcttcagcaAACACTTCgccatccttcttcatctcctaCTCATCAA ATGGAAATGTTCAGCAACGAACCTCAAACAAGTGAAGGGAAGAGACATAACTTCTTGATGGCAACAAAAGCAGGCGAAAATGCTTCCAAGAAACCGCGCGTGGAATCACGCTCATCTTGCCCACCCTTCAAG gtGAGGAAAGAGAAGTTAGGAGACAGAATAGCAGCACTACAGCAGTTGGTTTCACCATTTGGGAAG ACAGATACAGCATCTGTATTAATGGAGGCAATTGNaaaaaaaaaa TTTTATGACTCAAAtgtcaaataatttgtttttgatggacagactttaaGCGTCCCCTACATGAGAGCATCTAGGAGCCGACCCGCAAAAGCCTCCCAGCTG GGATCACAGCCACAAGAAGGGGATGAGGAAGAGACGAGGGATCTACGAAGCCGTGGACTATGTCTCGTTCCGTTATCATGCATGACTTATGTTACTGGAGATGGTGGGGACGGAGGAGGCGGTGTTGGTAGCGGGTTTTGGCCAACGCCACCTGGTTTTGGAGGCGGAACTTAG
- the LOC104741372 gene encoding LOW QUALITY PROTEIN: uncharacterized protein LOC104741372 (The sequence of the model RefSeq protein was modified relative to this genomic sequence to represent the inferred CDS: inserted 1 base in 1 codon) yields the protein MASFVSENVAAEKVDAMKKFERKRXFLEVLPAIEALVAVLLLLYWLTSTLFAGEYLRRIISGGLTGAGIYIFGVVNVLIALIFSLSNQQKLTQPDMYFRYVSSSAVSPISGFSSSSATSPVDGYCSSAMVSDSIIEEIVLEEKQVTDFTSVTLAAVEARPMRREMVRAVSSVAETAHSIRKKREMMVLAPATSESTATDHHVYRRSRSERLEVRGASCRSMRRMRDIDDLSSDEFRSTVETFIAGKKKMLSKEWIKP from the exons ATGGCTTCGTTTGTTTCCGAGAACGTTGCGGCTGAGAAAGTTGACGCCATGAAAAAGTTCGAGAGGAAGA AATTTCTTGAAGTTCTTCCGGCAATCGAAGCTCTCGTTGCGGTGTTGCTTCTACTCTATTGGTTAACGTCAACTCTCTTCGCCGGTGAGTATCTACGGCGTATTATTTCTGGTGGTTTGACAGGCGCCGGAATATACATATTCGGAGTCGTGAACGTTCTCATCGCCCTTATCTTCTCCTTGTCTAACCAACAGAAGCTAACCCAACCCGATATGTATTTTCGATACGTTTCCTCCTCTGCCGTCTCTCCTATTAGcggtttctcctcctcctccgccacctcTCCCGTTGACGGGTATTGCTCCTCCGCCATGGTTTCGGATTCTATCATCGAAGAAATAGTTTTAGAAGAAAAGCAAGTGACGGACTTTACCTCCGTCACTCTAGCCGCCGTGGAGGCTCGACCGATGAGGCGAGAGATGGTCCGGGCGGTCAGCTCTGTGGCGGAGACAGCTCATTCTATAAGGAAGAAGCGTGAAATGATGGTTCTGGCCCCAGCTACTTCTGAGAGTACTGCTACTGATCATCATGTTTACAGAAGGTCTAGATCAGAGAGACTTGAAGTGCGGGGAGCTTCTTGCAGGAGCATGAGACGGATGCGCGATATCGATGATCTGAGCAGTGATGAGTTTAGATCAACAGTGGAGACGTTTATCgcagggaagaagaagatgttgtcgAAGGAATGGATAAAGCcgtga
- the LOC104741373 gene encoding glucose-1-phosphate adenylyltransferase large subunit 2, chloroplastic, with protein MESCCPAMKLNHCSSPFGGLNKSGVSERVSAFWGAEVVKANNLRTQTIRSGPQKIQTNLIRSVLTPFVDQESNEPLLRTQNADPKNVASIILGGGAGTRLFPLTSKRAKPAVPIGGCYRLIDIPMSNCINSGIRKIFILTQFNSFSLNRHLSRTYNFGNGVNFGDGFVEVLAATQTSGDAGKKWFQGTADAVRQFIWVFEDAKTKNVEHVLILSGDHLYRMDYMNFVQKHIESNADITVSCLPMDESRASDFGLLKIDQSGKIVQFSEKPKGDDLKAMQVDTSILGLPPKEAAESPYIASMGVYVFRKEVLLKLLRSSYPTSNDFGSEIIPLAVGEHNVQAFLFNDYWEDIGTIGSFFDANLALTEQPPKFQFYDPKTPFFTSPRFLPPTKVDKCRILDSIVSHGCFLRECSVQHSIVGIRSRIESGVELQDTMMMGADFYQTEAEIASLLAEGKVPVGVGQNTKIRNCIIDKNAKIGKNVIIANADGVEEGDRPEEGFHIRSGITVVLKNATIRDGLHI; from the exons ATGGAGTCTTGCTGTCCAGCCATGAAGCTAAACCACTGTTCGAGTCCCTTTGGTGGTTTGAACAAAAGTGGTGTTTCTGAGAGGGTAAGTGCATTCTGGGGAGCCGAAGTTGTCAAGGCCAATAATCTGAGGACACAGACAATTAGGAGTGGACCTCAGAAGATTCAGACAAACCTCATTCGCTCCGTTCTCACCCCATTTGTTGATCAAGAGTCTAAT GAACCTCTGTTGAGAACTCAAAATGCTGACCCAAAGAATGTAGCGTCTATCATACTAGGTGGTGGTGCTGGGACTCGCCTCTTCCCTCTTACAAGCAAGAGAGCTAAACCTGCG GTGCCAATTGGAGGGTGTTACAGGCTGATAGATATACCAATGAGCAATTGCATCAACAGTGGTATTAGAAAGATCTTCATCTTAACTCAGTTCAACTCCTTCTCTCTCAATCGCCACCTTTCTCGTACTTACAACTTTGGCAATGGAGTCAATTTCGGTGATGGTTTTGTTGAG GTTCTTGCGGCAACCCAAACTTCTGGAGATGCAGGAAAGAAATGGTTTCAGGGAACTGCTGATGCCGTTAGGCAGTTTATATGGGTCTTcgag GATGCCAAGACAAAGAATGTGGAACATGTCTTGATCCTGTCTGGGGATCATCTCTATCGAATGGATTACATGAACTTTGTCCAG AAGCACATTGAGTCAAATGCTGATATCACAGTTTCTTGTCTTCCCATGGATGAGAG CCGTGCTTCGGATTTTGGTTTGCTTAAAATTGACCAGTCTGGAAAAATCGTTCAATTCTCAGAGAAGCCAAAGGGAGATGACTTAAAGGCAATG CAAGTTGACACTTCAATTCTTGGGTTACCACCAAAAGAAGCTGCAGAGTCCCCGTACATTGCATCGATGGGTGTTTATGTATTTAGAAAAGAGGTGTTGCTAAAGCTTCTAAGGTCAAGTTATCCTACATCCAATGACTTTGGTTCTGAAATTATCCCGTTGGCCGTTGGGGAGCACAATGTCCAG GCATTTTTGTTCAATGATTATTGGGAGGATATTGGAACCATTGGATCATTTTTTGATGCCAATTTGGCCCTCACGGAACAG CCTCCTAAATTCCAGTTTTACGATCCAAAAACACCATTCTTCACTTCTCCAAGATTCTTGCCACCTACCAAAGTTGATAAATGCAGG ATACTTGATTCTATAGTCTCACATGGATGCTTCTTGAGAGAATGCAGTGTGCAGCACTCTATTGTGGGCATACGATCACGTATAGAGTCTGGAGTAGAGCTTCAGGATACGATGATGATGGGAGCTGATTTCTACCAAACAGAAGCTGAAATCGCGTCTCTGCTGGCTGAAGGGAAAGTTCCGGTTGGTGTCGGCCAGAACACCAAAATCAG GAACTGTATCATCGACAAGAACGCCAAGATCGGGAAGAACGTGATCATAGCGAATGCAGAT GGGGTGGAAGAAGGAGATAGGCCAGAGGAAGGGTTTCACATAAGGTCAGGCATCACCGTTGTGCTGAAGAACGCCACCATTAGAGATGGTCTGCATATTTAG
- the LOC104743563 gene encoding pumilio homolog 15-like, with product MINWNERGVESPYQKICWELLRIYEESLPLGDYSHETITSLISSELLALQDEFGRFGVSDSRVHQQPLQDNHQFPLNSGDQGMNNRENWFPSDSQPKTRRELSRSDAPKPYNYDFHEGNTRGSGSAMGSQYTSLNGNFGDVSFTPSNPFYDHPWSYVFGYNKIHTNHDTILSCAKDRLESRVLQDVIAKGSKETVDEIFDNLISHVCELMIDPFGHQVFQKLLEKCTVEQITRVLDTLTQQPHQFVRVCVDSHGSHAIQALMQNLCSIEQISRFMATLCHVALRLTKNVNSNVIMFCLNQLSPSHSKYLMGVIVQHCYEIATDQHGYFLIKQCIGQCSRELRDILIKEIITNALRLCMNCYGNYLVQYVLELEDYQVARALSKHLDGNYVQLSYDKYGSHAVHKCLKSREFCSRRIITELLSDIDSLLVNPFGNYVIQTAWIVSQDDVQNVLLYHINRNVPFMKCNRYGRKVLEKLNLRT from the exons ATGATTAATTGGAATGAAAGAGGGGTGGAATCTCCGTATCAAAAGATTTGCTGGGAGCTTTTAAGAATTTACGAGGAATCGCTTCCCTTGGGTGATTATTCACATGAAACCATAACATCTTTAATTTCTTCTGAATTGCTAGCCCTACAAGATGAGTTTGGAAGATTTGGTGTCTCTGATTCAAGGGTTCATCAACAGCCTCTACAAGATAATCATCAATTTCCCCTGAACAGTGGGGATCAAGGTATGAACAATCGTGAGAACTGGTTTCCTTCAGATTCTCAGCCAAAAACTAGACGAGAACTGAGTAGGTCTGATGCTCCTAAGCCATATAACTACGATTTTCATGAAGGTAATACTCGTGGTAGTGGTAGTGCCATGGGTTCTCAATATACTTCCTTGAATGGAAATTTTGGAGACGTTTCTTTTACCCCAAGTAATCCTTTCTATGACCACCCTTGGAGTTATGTATTTGGTTATAATAAAATCCACACTAATCATGATACTATCTTATCATGTGCTAAAGACCGTTTAGAGTCTCGTGTGTTGCAAGATGTGATTGCCAAGGGTTCAAAGGAGACAGTTGATGAgatatttgataatttgatcTCACATGTATGTGAACTGATGATTGACCCTTTTGGCCATCAAGTCTTTCAAAAGCTTCTAGAGAAATGCACCGTTGAACAGATTACTCGGGTTTTGGATACACTCACTCAACAACCTCATCAGTTTGTTCGGGTTTGTGTCGATTCACACGG ATCCCATGCAATACAAGCTTTGATGCAAAATCTTTGTTCTATAGAGCAAATATCTCGGTTCATGGCTACTCTATGCCATGTTGCACTTCGATTAACCAAGAATGTTAATTCTAATGTGATTATGTTTTGCCTCAACCAACTCTCTCCTTCACATAGCAAA TATCTTATGGGAGTGATTGTTCAACACTGTTACGAAATTGCAACTGATCAACATGGATATTTTTTGATTAAACAATGCATTGGACAATGCTCTCGAGAGCTAAGAGACATTTTGATTAAGGAGATAATCACTAATGCTTTGAGACTATGCATGAATTGTTACgg AAACTACTTGGTGCAATATGTGTTGGAGTTGGAAGATTATCAGGTGGCAAGGGCTCTCTCAAAACATCTTGATGGAAACTACGTGCAACTCTCTTATGACAAGTATGGGAGTCATGCGGTGCATAAGTGTTTGAAAAGCAGAGAGTTTTGCTCTAGGAGGATCATAACGGAGTTGTTAAGTGACATTGATTCACTTCTTGTAAATCCTTTTGGGAATTATGTGATTCAGACAGCGTGGATTGTATCCCAG GATGATGTGCAAAACGTTTTGTTGTACCATATAAACAGAAATGTTCCGTTCATGAAGTGCAACAGATATGGGAGAAAAGTACTAGAGAAACTCAATCTTAGGACGTAG
- the LOC104741374 gene encoding uncharacterized protein LOC104741374, with the protein MDKKHGGLFSKSNSRRSRSKSPVRSVSPIIIRRRKGRYVTQPDRYHMSEMLAPVIEGPDPDGEDSGSSGDYSRFERRWYNWMKCQLPVAPPSVSSSSDFKRTDLRLLLGVLGAPLGPVHVSALDLLPHLSIKNTPMETSSAQYILQQYTAASGGQKVHSYVQNGYVMGRIRTMASEFETGSKGSKSKNNSSKAVESGGFVLWHMNPDMWYMELVLGGSKVLAGCDGKLVWRHTPWLGPHAAKGPVRPLRRALQGLDPRTTAYMFANARCIGEKKIDGEDCFILKLCADPATLKARSEGASETIRHTLFGYFSQKTGLLVHLEDSQLTRIQNNGGEAVYWETTINSYLEDYKQVEGIMIAHSGRSVATLLRFGDMSSGHNTKTTMQEAWVIDEIAFNVPGLSMDCFIPPSELRFDSHVEELSQGPRIKTLQGSRQKNG; encoded by the exons ATGGATAAGAAACACGGCGGCTTGTTCTCCAAGTCCAATTCCCGGCGATCACGATCCAAGAGTCCTGTCAGAAGCGTTTCTCCGATCATCATCCGTCGTCGGAAAGGTCGTTACGTCACGCAGCCGGACCGGTACCACATGTCTGAGATGCTTGCTCCTGTTATAGAAGGTCCTGATCCAGACGGTGAAGACTCCGGAAGCAGTGGTGATTACTCTCGGTTCGAGAGACGGTGGTACAATTGGATGAAATGTCAGCTTCCTGTGGCTCCGCCGTCAGTGTCGTCTTCTTCCGATTTCAAACGAACGGATCTGAGGCTTTTGCTTGGTGTTCTTGGCGCACCGTTAGGTCCTGTTCACGTTAGTGCTCTGGATCTCCTTCCTCACCTCAGCATCAAGAATACTCCCATG GAAACATCCTCTGCTCAGTACATACTTCAGCAGTATACGGCTGCATCAGGTGGTCAGAAGGTTCATAGTTATGTGCAAAATGGATATGTTATGGGAAGAATCAGGACGATGGCCTCAGAGTTTGAGACAGGCTCAAAGGGTTCAAAGAGCAAGAATAATTCTTCAAAAGCTGTTGAGTCTGGAGGATTTGTGTTGTGGCATATGAATCCTGATATGTGGTACAtggagcttgttcttggtggGAGCAAAGTCCTTGCAGGCTGTGATGGGAAGCTTGTGTGGAGGCACACACCATGGCTTGGACCTCATGCTGCAAAAGGACCGGTTAGACCATTACGACGTGCTCTTCAG GGACTTGACCCGAGAACCACAGCGTATATGTTTGCTAATGCAAGGTGCATAGGAGAAAAGAAGATAGATGGTGAAGACTGTTTCATTCTAAAGCTATGCGCAGACCCAGCAACACTCAAAGCTAGAAGCGAAGGGGCATCAGAAACAATAAGACATACTTTGTTTGGTTACTTCAGCCAAAAGACTGGTCTTCTTGTTCACTTGGAAGACTCCCAGCTAACCCGAATACAAAACAATGGAGGCGAAGCGGTGTACTGGGAAACGACCATCAATTCATACCTAGAAGACTACAAACAGGTAGAAGGCATCATGATAGCTCACTCAGGTAGATCTGTGGCTACGCTTTTGCGGTTTGGAGATATGTCATCGGGACATAACACTAAGACGACAATGCAAGAAGCATGGGTCATCGATGAGATTGCGTTCAATGTCCCTGGCTTGTCTATGGATTGTTTCATTCCACCTTCAGAGCTCAGATTTGATTCCCACGTTGAAGAGTTATCTCAAGGCCCCAGAATTAAGACATTGCAGGGCTCCCGCCAGAAAAATGGGTGA